A stretch of the Actinomyces qiguomingii genome encodes the following:
- a CDS encoding DNA-3-methyladenine glycosylase, whose translation MTWPDAVGTDSPREDSAGAPGVPADVARLLAGDPVDVAPRLLGAVLTTRCPQGAVSVRLTEVEAYRGKADPGSHAYRGRTDRNASMFAAAGTVYVYFTYGMHFCANIVCGPVGVSRAVLLRGGEVTDGLDLARRRRPTARTDRDLARGPARLCQALGLTREDDGVRLGPTGSRVALTLPEEGTGPEPGRIRTGPRTGVAGPGGDGVVYPWRFWIDGEPTVSPYKPARPRRRGRTGP comes from the coding sequence ATGACGTGGCCGGATGCGGTGGGGACGGATTCTCCCCGTGAAGACTCCGCAGGCGCGCCAGGTGTACCCGCGGACGTTGCCCGGTTGCTCGCCGGCGACCCGGTTGACGTGGCTCCGCGGCTGCTCGGAGCGGTGCTGACCACGCGCTGCCCGCAGGGGGCGGTGTCGGTGCGCCTGACCGAGGTAGAGGCCTATCGGGGCAAGGCCGACCCGGGCTCCCACGCCTACCGCGGCCGCACCGACCGCAACGCCTCCATGTTCGCGGCCGCCGGCACCGTCTATGTCTACTTCACCTACGGCATGCATTTCTGCGCGAATATCGTCTGTGGTCCAGTCGGGGTCTCACGCGCCGTACTGCTGCGCGGTGGCGAGGTGACGGACGGACTCGACTTGGCGCGCCGGCGTCGGCCCACCGCCCGCACCGACCGCGATCTGGCGCGTGGTCCGGCCCGGCTATGTCAGGCGCTCGGTCTGACCCGGGAGGACGACGGCGTCCGGCTCGGTCCGACGGGCTCCCGCGTGGCTCTGACGCTGCCCGAAGAGGGGACGGGGCCCGAGCCCGGGCGCATCCGCACCGGCCCGCGCACCGGCGTGGCCGGACCCGGCGGTGACGGTGTCGTCTACCCATGGCGCTTCTGGATCGACGGTGAGCCGACGGTCTCTCCCTACAAGCCCGCCCGGCCGCGCCGCCGAGGAAGGACCGGACCATGA
- a CDS encoding endonuclease III domain-containing protein: MTGDLRPLPVRDLLTLLHAALGETPVWPAQTPFEYVCGIVLVQNTSWTNVERALALLREATDFEAEELLRLTDAELTALIRPAGFMRAKSRSLRAFAAWMLSADGRAAVKLGDDALRAALLSLPGIGPESADVAALMVYGRRRFIFDAYGRRLLRQAGYAVGRDYETTRRALEADIDAEGLSHGELVDLHGLIIEAGKRARAAGGWESYGPMIGIGGPHSR; the protein is encoded by the coding sequence ATGACCGGCGACCTTCGCCCGCTGCCGGTGCGCGACCTACTGACGCTCCTGCACGCCGCGCTGGGGGAGACTCCGGTATGGCCCGCGCAGACCCCCTTCGAGTACGTGTGCGGGATCGTGCTGGTGCAGAACACGTCCTGGACGAATGTCGAGCGTGCCCTGGCGCTGCTTCGGGAGGCCACCGATTTCGAAGCGGAGGAACTGCTGCGCCTGACCGACGCGGAACTGACCGCGCTGATTCGCCCGGCCGGCTTCATGCGGGCCAAGTCGCGTTCGCTGCGCGCCTTCGCCGCTTGGATGCTGTCCGCGGACGGGAGGGCAGCTGTGAAGCTGGGCGACGACGCCCTGCGCGCCGCGCTGCTGTCCTTGCCCGGTATTGGGCCGGAAAGTGCTGATGTGGCGGCGCTGATGGTCTATGGCCGGCGCCGTTTCATCTTCGACGCCTACGGGCGGCGTCTGCTACGGCAGGCCGGCTACGCCGTCGGCCGTGACTACGAGACCACTCGGCGGGCGCTTGAGGCCGACATCGATGCCGAAGGACTCAGCCACGGGGAGCTCGTCGACCTCCACGGACTGATTATCGAAGCCGGCAAGCGCGCCCGGGCTGCCGGCGGCTGGGAGTCCTACGGCCCCATGATCGGCATAGGCGGACCGCATTCCCGGTAG
- a CDS encoding class I SAM-dependent methyltransferase produces MNTLPPTYPRYWNHNAAFHDELVTDAARRGGRALDVGCGEGLLLERLAAVCDQVIGIENDPDAASRARARLAGLPGADVRQADVLEPGATDDLGEFDTVTCVAVLHHLPLEAGLERLAALVAPGGRLLIVGLAANASAADWALSALSVAPIRIASLLHGERRDIGVPTAPARESLREIRAAAARILPGAQVRRRFYWRYSLVWDRPMGAGR; encoded by the coding sequence ATGAATACCCTCCCTCCCACATACCCCCGCTACTGGAACCACAATGCGGCCTTCCACGACGAACTCGTGACGGACGCCGCCCGCCGCGGCGGGCGCGCCCTGGACGTGGGCTGCGGCGAGGGGCTGCTCCTGGAACGGCTCGCGGCCGTATGCGACCAGGTCATCGGGATCGAGAACGATCCCGACGCTGCTAGTCGTGCCCGCGCACGCCTGGCAGGACTTCCCGGAGCCGATGTGCGGCAGGCAGACGTGCTGGAGCCGGGCGCGACAGACGACCTTGGAGAGTTCGACACCGTCACCTGTGTGGCGGTCCTGCACCACCTGCCGCTGGAGGCGGGGTTGGAGCGCCTGGCCGCATTGGTGGCTCCGGGAGGGCGGCTCCTGATCGTCGGGCTGGCCGCCAACGCCTCCGCCGCGGACTGGGCGCTGAGCGCACTGAGCGTGGCGCCCATCCGGATCGCTAGCCTGCTGCACGGTGAACGGCGGGATATCGGCGTGCCCACGGCCCCGGCCCGCGAGTCACTGCGGGAGATTCGTGCGGCGGCCGCCCGGATACTGCCAGGGGCCCAGGTGCGCCGTCGCTTCTACTGGCGCTACTCATTGGTCTGGGACCGCCCTATGGGGGCGGGGCGATGA
- the argH gene encoding argininosuccinate lyase: protein MTSQPRPSPSASEAPEAPAGISLWGGRFTGGPADALAALSVSTHFDWRLARYDIAGSRAHARALHTAGLLDAAQLEGMLAALDRLEDDVVSGAFAPTPADEDVHTALERGLLERAGQELGGRLRAGRSRNDQIATLIRMYLRDQARHLAGLVLDVVDALIDQAAAAGEAIMPGRTHMQHAQPVLVAHQLLAHAWPLMRDVERLQDWDARAAVSPYGSGALAGNTLGLDPDAVAADLGFDAACENSIDGTCARDTVAEISFVLAMTAVDVSRLAEEIIIWNTKEFDFVTLDDSFSTGSSIMPQKKNPDVAELARGKAGRLIGDLAGLLATLKALPLAYNRDLQEDKEPVFDAVDTLAVLLPAVSGMVATMRLNYERMAALAPQGFSLATDIAEWLVKQGVPFRQAHELSGACVRACEQRGIELWELTDADFAAIDPRLTPQVRTVLSAAGSVAARAGHGGTAPVRVVEQLARGIEHSAELRVFFWEGSLLDGPADPGAEAGGTTVRES from the coding sequence ATGACGAGTCAGCCGCGCCCATCCCCGTCCGCTTCGGAAGCTCCCGAGGCCCCTGCTGGCATAAGCCTGTGGGGCGGCCGCTTCACAGGCGGCCCCGCCGACGCCCTGGCAGCCCTGTCGGTCTCCACCCACTTCGACTGGCGCCTGGCCCGCTACGATATCGCCGGGTCGCGTGCGCACGCCCGCGCCCTGCACACCGCCGGACTGCTCGACGCCGCCCAGCTGGAGGGCATGCTTGCCGCCCTGGACCGGTTGGAGGACGACGTCGTCTCCGGCGCCTTCGCCCCGACACCCGCGGACGAGGACGTGCATACGGCGCTTGAACGCGGACTTTTGGAGCGCGCCGGTCAGGAGCTGGGAGGCAGGCTACGCGCGGGCCGCTCCCGCAACGACCAGATTGCCACCCTGATCCGCATGTACCTGCGCGACCAGGCCCGCCACCTGGCTGGACTCGTGCTCGACGTCGTTGACGCTCTGATCGACCAGGCGGCCGCCGCAGGCGAGGCCATCATGCCCGGCCGCACCCACATGCAGCACGCCCAGCCGGTGCTGGTGGCTCACCAGCTACTGGCCCACGCCTGGCCACTGATGCGAGACGTCGAGCGGCTGCAGGACTGGGACGCGCGCGCCGCCGTCAGTCCCTACGGCTCGGGCGCACTGGCCGGCAACACGCTCGGACTCGACCCCGACGCCGTCGCCGCCGACCTGGGCTTTGACGCCGCCTGCGAGAACTCCATTGACGGCACCTGCGCGCGCGACACGGTCGCCGAGATCTCCTTCGTCCTGGCCATGACGGCCGTGGACGTATCCCGCCTGGCGGAGGAGATCATCATCTGGAACACCAAGGAGTTCGACTTCGTCACCCTCGACGACTCCTTCTCCACCGGCTCCTCCATCATGCCGCAGAAGAAGAACCCCGACGTCGCCGAGCTCGCCCGCGGCAAGGCCGGCCGCCTCATTGGCGACCTGGCCGGTCTGCTGGCCACCCTCAAGGCCCTGCCGCTGGCCTATAACCGCGACCTGCAGGAGGACAAGGAACCCGTTTTCGACGCCGTCGACACGCTCGCTGTACTGCTGCCCGCAGTCTCCGGCATGGTCGCCACCATGCGCCTGAACTACGAGCGCATGGCCGCGCTGGCGCCCCAGGGCTTCTCCCTGGCCACCGATATCGCCGAATGGCTGGTCAAGCAGGGGGTTCCCTTCCGTCAGGCCCACGAGCTCTCCGGTGCCTGCGTGCGTGCGTGCGAGCAGCGCGGCATCGAGCTGTGGGAGCTGACCGACGCGGACTTCGCCGCCATCGACCCGCGACTGACGCCGCAGGTGCGCACGGTGCTCTCGGCAGCCGGCTCCGTCGCCGCCCGCGCCGGCCACGGAGGGACTGCGCCGGTGCGTGTGGTGGAGCAGTTGGCCCGCGGTATCGAGCACTCCGCCGAACTGCGCGTGTTCTTCTGGGAGGGCTCGCTGCTTGACGGTCCCGCCGATCCCGGGGCCGAGGCCGGCGGGACTACCGTCCGGGAGTCATAG
- the ppgK gene encoding polyphosphate--glucose phosphotransferase: MTSVACGIDIGGSGIKGARVDLDTGEFIGDRIRIVTPQPSTPQAVAEVCKQVLDGLGISDNVPVGIALPAPIVHGKVPFMANLDESWVGVDLNELMQDRLGRSVTALNDADAAGMAEVAFGAAKGVKGTVIVTTLGTGIGSAIIVDGNLVPNTELGHLEIDGYDAEKRASSGQKELQDLSWKKWAKRLQRYYSHVEMLFSPDLFVVGGGVSKKHEKFLPRLTLKTPIVPAQLLNTAGIVGAAYQAARRQSE; this comes from the coding sequence ATGACTTCGGTGGCATGCGGGATCGACATCGGTGGCTCGGGGATCAAAGGCGCCCGGGTCGACCTTGACACAGGCGAGTTCATTGGTGACCGCATTAGGATCGTGACTCCGCAGCCCTCCACGCCGCAGGCTGTGGCGGAGGTGTGCAAGCAGGTGCTCGACGGCCTGGGTATCAGCGACAATGTGCCGGTGGGTATAGCCCTGCCGGCTCCGATCGTGCACGGTAAGGTCCCGTTCATGGCCAATCTGGATGAATCCTGGGTGGGAGTTGATCTGAACGAGCTCATGCAGGATCGTCTGGGACGGTCGGTCACTGCGCTCAACGACGCGGATGCCGCCGGTATGGCGGAGGTGGCGTTTGGCGCTGCGAAGGGCGTTAAGGGGACGGTGATCGTGACGACGCTAGGTACGGGCATCGGCTCCGCCATCATCGTTGACGGCAACCTGGTGCCGAACACCGAGCTCGGACACCTGGAGATCGACGGCTACGACGCAGAGAAGCGGGCGTCCTCCGGACAGAAGGAGCTCCAGGACCTGTCCTGGAAGAAGTGGGCCAAGCGGCTCCAGCGCTACTACTCGCATGTCGAAATGTTGTTCTCACCTGACCTGTTCGTCGTCGGTGGGGGAGTGTCTAAGAAACACGAGAAGTTCCTTCCAAGGCTCACTCTCAAGACTCCGATCGTCCCGGCGCAACTGCTGAACACGGCAGGCATCGTCGGCGCGGCATATCAGGCCGCACGGCGCCAAAGCGAGTGA
- a CDS encoding NifB/NifX family molybdenum-iron cluster-binding protein, whose translation MNLASIEPASGAATTVLIPVTEHGDMEPRFGRAPRVAVATVVDGIVTTWREYAVGWDAAHDAGTPGSHHARIVRFLNDHRVDTIVAEHMGVGMRRVVDRMGIRLLTVPGGAARQAVSLALASAEAARKSPH comes from the coding sequence GTGAATCTGGCAAGCATTGAGCCGGCCTCCGGTGCCGCGACCACAGTCCTGATCCCCGTTACTGAGCACGGTGACATGGAGCCCCGGTTCGGGCGAGCGCCGCGGGTTGCCGTCGCCACGGTCGTGGACGGCATCGTGACCACCTGGCGGGAGTACGCGGTGGGTTGGGACGCCGCTCACGATGCCGGAACACCGGGATCCCATCACGCCCGAATCGTCAGGTTCCTGAATGACCATCGCGTTGACACCATAGTCGCCGAGCACATGGGTGTTGGCATGCGGCGAGTAGTGGACCGCATGGGCATCCGTCTTCTGACAGTTCCTGGCGGCGCGGCCCGCCAGGCCGTTTCACTGGCGCTGGCCAGCGCGGAGGCGGCCCGGAAATCACCCCACTGA
- a CDS encoding sodium-dependent transporter has product MPSSPGSSTATQMPPREQWSGQLGFLMAAIGSAIGLGNIWRFPGTAYNNGGGAFMVPYIVALLITGLPVLFLDYALGHRFRGSAPAVFRRVAKRFEWLGWWQVFICFVIMTYYAVIVAWALRYTLFSFTTAWGDDAAGFFSDYIGQTTLADPSTPAYSPIPILGVVIPLALVWAFGIFVVARGVSRGVERANRVFLPVLVVMFIVLVVRAILLPGATDGLNTLFTPDWSRLTDYTVWVAAFGQIFFSLSIGFGIMLTYASYLKRRSNLVGTGFTAAFANSSFEILAGIGVFATLGFMAHVEGVAVAELEGIQGVGLAFITFPTVISEMPGGALFGVLFFASFSMAGLTSFISILQVVTPAIGEKLGWSNGKATMAAGLPSAALSLLLFGTASGLWDLDIVDAYINYIGVVGSAIVMCIGLGLVLRRLKELQRHLNLVSDTRLIGGWWRILVSLIAPLLLGYMFIQNVWSYVTDGYDEYSAALQGVFGWGTIFLVAVATVVFTSMPWRTPVDDYQPLDLDVLEEVK; this is encoded by the coding sequence ATGCCATCGAGCCCCGGATCCTCAACCGCCACACAGATGCCCCCGCGCGAGCAGTGGAGCGGGCAACTCGGATTTCTCATGGCCGCGATCGGCTCCGCGATCGGTCTGGGCAATATCTGGCGCTTTCCCGGCACGGCCTACAACAACGGCGGCGGCGCCTTCATGGTTCCCTACATCGTCGCTCTGCTGATCACTGGACTGCCCGTGCTCTTCCTAGACTACGCGTTGGGCCACCGGTTCCGCGGGTCGGCCCCGGCAGTCTTTCGGCGTGTCGCCAAGCGGTTCGAATGGCTTGGCTGGTGGCAGGTCTTCATCTGCTTCGTCATCATGACCTACTACGCGGTGATCGTCGCCTGGGCGCTGCGCTACACGCTGTTCTCCTTCACCACCGCGTGGGGTGATGACGCCGCCGGATTCTTCAGCGACTACATCGGACAGACCACCCTTGCGGATCCGTCAACACCGGCTTACTCGCCGATCCCCATCCTGGGAGTGGTAATCCCCCTGGCTCTGGTGTGGGCCTTCGGAATTTTCGTGGTCGCCCGTGGAGTGTCCAGGGGCGTGGAGCGAGCCAATAGAGTCTTCCTCCCCGTGCTGGTAGTCATGTTCATCGTTCTGGTGGTCAGGGCGATCCTCTTGCCCGGCGCAACAGACGGGCTCAACACCCTGTTCACTCCCGACTGGAGCCGGCTGACCGACTACACCGTGTGGGTGGCGGCCTTCGGACAGATCTTCTTCTCCCTGTCCATCGGCTTCGGCATCATGCTGACCTACGCCTCCTACCTCAAGCGCCGCTCCAACCTTGTGGGCACCGGCTTCACCGCAGCCTTCGCCAACTCGTCCTTCGAGATCCTGGCTGGGATCGGGGTGTTCGCCACGCTCGGATTCATGGCTCATGTCGAGGGTGTGGCCGTGGCCGAGCTTGAGGGCATCCAGGGGGTCGGACTGGCGTTCATCACCTTCCCTACGGTCATCTCCGAGATGCCGGGCGGCGCCCTGTTCGGCGTGCTGTTCTTCGCATCTTTCTCCATGGCAGGGCTGACCTCATTCATCTCCATTCTGCAGGTGGTGACTCCGGCCATAGGGGAGAAGCTCGGCTGGTCCAATGGCAAGGCGACAATGGCGGCGGGACTGCCCAGTGCGGCGCTGTCGCTGCTGCTGTTCGGCACCGCATCGGGCCTATGGGATCTGGATATCGTCGACGCCTACATCAACTACATCGGTGTGGTCGGATCCGCCATCGTCATGTGCATCGGGCTGGGCCTGGTGCTGCGCCGCCTCAAGGAGCTGCAGCGACACCTCAACCTGGTGTCCGACACGCGGCTGATCGGCGGATGGTGGCGGATCCTCGTCTCGTTGATCGCCCCACTGCTGCTGGGATACATGTTCATCCAGAATGTCTGGTCCTATGTGACTGATGGCTATGACGAATACTCAGCCGCGCTTCAGGGCGTCTTCGGCTGGGGCACCATCTTCCTCGTCGCTGTCGCCACCGTCGTGTTCACCTCAATGCCCTGGCGCACGCCGGTCGATGACTATCAACCGCTGGACCTGGACGTGCTCGAGGAGGTGAAGTGA
- a CDS encoding O-antigen ligase family protein produces MRSASTDDRVRGREIVRGSRRPLLPALGTWAFFLTFSGQGVRDLVGWWAFGLLAALSGLALLAVFIHEGHRVPWRALPPVTSAYVLVCVLSVIWSQYRSETALAALLMVATSATGVLLACGLSLRQLTDALSRALEATLVLSLLLEVWVALVLRHPLIPLYMRDWDEVPISYYWVNGDLFNGGPIQGIVGNRNPLAFIALLTLLCVVVRRADRRLRLPGLVIWTSLSLLVLVLAGSATVSVALIVCVAVCLLLWLVRRVQPRLRPAVLTTAMALGVALIALAIGQHSQVTAVLGRSTDMSGRWEIWQRVLELWEDHTILGWGWIMYWVPWLPLFATLVIRPDGTPTMSAHNAYIEALFQTGVVGAALVVVLVVLLLYRSFRLALHNIDSDASVLLPALLMTAMTVQSFTESRLLSEGNWVLVCALGTWLGLHRIYERNRSENDAAIGRGTTVRT; encoded by the coding sequence GTGAGGAGCGCGTCAACCGATGATCGGGTTCGCGGACGTGAGATCGTCCGCGGTTCACGGCGCCCGCTGCTACCCGCCCTGGGAACCTGGGCCTTCTTTCTGACCTTCTCCGGTCAGGGGGTGCGCGATCTCGTCGGATGGTGGGCATTCGGCCTGCTCGCCGCGCTCAGTGGACTCGCGCTCTTGGCAGTGTTCATACATGAGGGGCACCGCGTGCCCTGGCGGGCCCTGCCTCCGGTGACCTCCGCTTATGTCCTCGTCTGTGTGCTAAGCGTCATATGGTCCCAGTATCGCAGCGAAACGGCTCTGGCGGCACTGTTGATGGTCGCCACCAGCGCCACCGGTGTGCTCCTGGCCTGTGGGCTTTCGCTGAGGCAACTGACCGACGCCCTCAGCCGCGCCCTTGAAGCGACTCTCGTGCTGAGCCTGCTGCTGGAGGTCTGGGTGGCGCTGGTACTGCGGCATCCGCTCATACCCCTGTACATGCGGGACTGGGATGAGGTGCCGATCTCCTACTACTGGGTCAACGGGGATCTGTTCAACGGCGGACCGATTCAGGGCATTGTCGGTAACCGCAACCCGTTGGCCTTCATCGCGCTGCTCACACTTCTATGCGTGGTGGTGCGTCGCGCCGACCGTCGGTTGCGGCTGCCGGGGCTGGTTATCTGGACGTCACTGTCCCTGCTCGTGCTGGTGCTCGCCGGGTCGGCGACCGTTTCCGTGGCCCTGATCGTATGCGTTGCCGTGTGCCTGCTGCTGTGGTTGGTGCGGCGCGTGCAGCCCCGGCTGCGTCCGGCGGTGCTGACGACGGCGATGGCCCTGGGGGTGGCGCTCATCGCCCTGGCGATCGGTCAACACTCACAGGTGACTGCAGTGCTGGGGCGCAGCACGGACATGTCGGGACGCTGGGAGATCTGGCAGCGGGTTCTGGAGTTGTGGGAGGATCACACCATCCTGGGGTGGGGTTGGATCATGTATTGGGTGCCGTGGCTGCCGTTATTCGCCACTCTTGTGATACGCCCAGATGGCACCCCCACCATGAGCGCCCACAACGCCTATATAGAAGCGCTGTTCCAGACCGGTGTTGTCGGGGCTGCGCTAGTCGTTGTTCTGGTCGTACTGCTTCTGTATCGCTCCTTCCGGTTGGCGCTGCACAACATTGACTCCGATGCCTCGGTGCTGCTGCCCGCCCTGCTGATGACGGCGATGACCGTGCAGTCCTTCACCGAGTCCCGGCTGCTGAGCGAGGGCAACTGGGTGCTTGTTTGCGCCCTGGGTACCTGGCTGGGGCTGCACCGTATTTATGAGCGCAACCGCAGCGAGAACGATGCCGCTATCGGCCGCGGAACAACTGTGCGCACCTGA
- the tyrS gene encoding tyrosine--tRNA ligase, which yields MTDILDELQWRGLIAQHTDIDALRAALNAGPITFYCGFDPTAPSLHHGHLVAVKVMRHLQLAGHHPLALVGGATGLIGDPRAKGERTLNTKEVVAEWAQGLRKQLEHLLDFDGDNPARIVNNLDWTAGLSAIDFLRDLGKHFRMGTMLSKDIVARRLASEEGISFTEFSYQILQANDYLELYRRYGCTLEVGGNDQWGNLVGGMDLIHKVEGDSVHVMTNPLITKADGTKFGKSEGGAIWLNPDMLSPYAFYQFWLQVEDTDVIRFLKVFTFLRREEIERLEQSVATNPKARQAQRVLAHEVTTWVHGSEATAQAEAATTALWGRGELNELDEATLAAATADLPAAPLAVGSSTIVDLLVAAGLEKGRNAARKTVAAGGAYLNNVKVTDEDAPVTPEQLLAGGVVLVRKGRRNLAVARCA from the coding sequence GTGACCGACATCCTGGACGAGTTGCAGTGGCGGGGTCTGATCGCCCAGCACACCGACATCGATGCGCTGCGGGCAGCGCTGAACGCCGGGCCGATCACCTTCTATTGCGGCTTCGATCCGACCGCGCCCTCCCTGCACCACGGTCACCTGGTAGCGGTCAAGGTCATGCGCCACCTGCAGCTGGCCGGCCATCATCCGCTGGCGCTGGTGGGTGGCGCCACCGGGCTCATCGGAGACCCGCGGGCCAAGGGGGAGCGGACTCTCAACACCAAGGAAGTGGTCGCCGAATGGGCGCAGGGATTGCGGAAGCAGCTTGAGCACCTGCTCGACTTCGACGGCGACAACCCGGCCCGCATCGTCAACAACCTGGACTGGACCGCTGGGCTGAGTGCGATCGACTTCCTGCGGGACCTCGGCAAGCACTTCCGCATGGGGACCATGCTGTCCAAGGACATCGTGGCGCGCCGCCTGGCCAGCGAGGAGGGCATCTCCTTCACGGAGTTCAGCTACCAGATCCTCCAGGCCAACGACTACCTGGAGCTCTACCGCCGCTACGGCTGCACGCTGGAGGTCGGTGGTAACGACCAGTGGGGCAACCTGGTGGGTGGCATGGACCTGATCCACAAGGTCGAGGGCGACTCGGTGCACGTCATGACCAACCCGCTGATCACCAAGGCCGACGGGACCAAGTTCGGCAAGAGCGAGGGCGGGGCCATCTGGCTCAACCCGGACATGCTAAGTCCCTATGCCTTCTACCAGTTCTGGCTCCAAGTGGAGGACACGGACGTTATTCGCTTCCTCAAGGTCTTCACCTTCCTGCGGCGTGAGGAGATCGAGCGACTGGAGCAGAGCGTGGCGACCAATCCGAAGGCACGCCAGGCCCAGCGGGTTCTGGCGCACGAGGTCACCACCTGGGTCCATGGCTCAGAGGCAACCGCACAGGCTGAGGCGGCGACTACAGCACTGTGGGGAAGGGGGGAGCTGAACGAGCTCGATGAGGCGACGCTTGCCGCCGCCACCGCGGACCTGCCTGCTGCCCCCCTTGCGGTGGGCAGCTCGACGATCGTGGACCTCCTAGTCGCCGCAGGGCTGGAGAAGGGGCGTAATGCGGCGCGCAAGACGGTGGCCGCGGGCGGTGCCTACCTGAACAACGTCAAGGTCACCGATGAGGATGCGCCGGTGACACCAGAACAGCTGCTCGCCGGCGGTGTGGTGCTGGTGCGCAAGGGGCGACGCAATCTCGCGGTAGCGCGATGCGCCTGA
- the deoD gene encoding purine-nucleoside phosphorylase, which produces MATPHIAAEPGDFAPAVLMPGDPRRAQRIAETVMDDARLVTDVRGMLGFTGTVNGKPLSVMGSGMGQPSFSIYATELFNLYGVERIIRVGTAGGIGKQVRVGDVVIATGAHTDSAMNQLRIPGVNFSAVADFRLATAAYRAGVEAGMGERLHAGTIISRDHFYFTPDGQTERLAHYGTLCVEMEAAALYGVAAEFGKQALAVLTISDHLLDHSADMSSTERETRFQDSLALALAAALS; this is translated from the coding sequence ATGGCCACACCCCACATTGCCGCCGAGCCCGGCGATTTCGCCCCCGCGGTTCTTATGCCCGGAGATCCGCGGCGCGCACAGCGCATCGCCGAGACCGTCATGGACGATGCCCGGCTGGTGACAGACGTACGCGGCATGCTCGGTTTCACCGGCACCGTCAACGGCAAACCGCTGTCTGTGATGGGATCGGGCATGGGTCAGCCTTCCTTCTCCATTTATGCAACCGAGCTGTTCAATCTATACGGGGTGGAACGCATCATTCGGGTTGGCACGGCCGGAGGCATCGGCAAGCAGGTGCGTGTAGGCGACGTCGTGATTGCCACCGGTGCTCACACCGACTCGGCCATGAATCAGCTGCGCATCCCGGGTGTGAACTTCTCCGCCGTCGCGGACTTCCGTCTGGCCACTGCCGCCTACCGCGCGGGTGTCGAGGCAGGAATGGGTGAGCGGCTACACGCCGGCACCATCATCTCCCGGGACCACTTCTACTTCACGCCCGATGGACAGACCGAGCGCCTGGCGCACTACGGCACCCTGTGCGTGGAGATGGAGGCGGCTGCCCTGTACGGCGTAGCAGCCGAGTTCGGTAAGCAGGCGTTGGCGGTGCTGACAATCTCTGATCACCTACTCGACCACTCCGCGGACATGAGCTCCACCGAACGGGAGACCCGTTTCCAAGACTCTCTCGCACTGGCCTTGGCCGCGGCGCTGAGCTGA